A part of Halictus rubicundus isolate RS-2024b chromosome 4, iyHalRubi1_principal, whole genome shotgun sequence genomic DNA contains:
- the LOC143353701 gene encoding uncharacterized protein LOC143353701 gives MRSCLVLILCATGISAYVAVPYNVSINQPVANHLGINRQNRPIKRFACPVGFFRLKRYCYYLSAGTAPWRDAHFHCKDRNATLAILDRSGKDRMLRKYLMGDQFTKLERWIGGIFNWQKMAWEWGVTGDKMDFQNFGRPQSGHSKQQYAWHCITIDPNLKYRWSPRSCVERKHYVCEVPAGRIAKRPKKMTDPMALKKPRKGKKYSKDMAKPQKGRRKSRPAWRRNWTEQNANDYWAHGVNLGSRPPANNRVLYPKTRVRHHPNRTRLHYSAPTVAQILPQGQEYSVFLGDGPSNGPQSLTDISKVLLQNRGKINDLASEEVLLKP, from the exons GCATATCTGCTTATGTGGCGGTACCCTACAATGTCAGTATTAATCAGCCAGTTGCGAACCACCTAGGAATCAACCGACAGAACAGACCCATAAAACGCTTCGCCTGTCCCGTAGGATTTTTCCGATTGAAAAGATACTGCTATTATTTAAGCGCGGGAACGGCACCCTGGAGAGACGCTCATTTTCATTGCAAAGACAGAAATGCAACTCTGGCAATCCTCGATAGGAGTGGGAAAGATAGGATGCTGAGAAAATATTTGATGGGTGATCAATTCA CGAAACTGGAAAGATGGATCGGCGGAATATTCAACTGGCAGAAGATGGCCTGGGAATGGGGCGTGACCGGTGATAAGATGGATTTCCAAAATTTCGGTAGACCACAATCCGGTCATTCGAAGCAACAGTATGCGTGGCATTGCATCACGATCGACCCGAATTTAAAATATAGATGGAGTCCACGAAGTTGCGTCGAACGGAAGCATTACGTTTGCGAAGTACCGGCCGGCCGTATAG CAAAGAGACCGAAGAAGATGACTGATCCCATGGCGCTGAAGAAACCCCGAAAGGGCAAGAAGTACTCGAAGGACATGGCAAAGCCGCAAAAGGGCAGACGTAAATCGCGACCGGCTTGGAGAAGAAATTGGACGGAACAGAATGCGAACGACTATTGGGCCCATGGTGTTAATTTAGGTTCAAGACCACCAGCCAA TAACAGAGTGCTGTACCCGAAGACACGAGTGCGACATCATCCTAACAGAACCCGGCTGCATTATTCTGCACCGACGGTGGCACAGATCCTGCCTCAAGGTCAAGAGTATAGCGTATTTCTCGGCGACGGACCCAGCAACGGTCCACAAAGTTTAACAGACATAAGCAAGGTTCTCTTGCAGAACCGAGGGAAGATCAATGACTTGGCGAGCGAAGAAGTACTTCTGAAGCCCTGA